One segment of Chelonia mydas isolate rCheMyd1 chromosome 13, rCheMyd1.pri.v2, whole genome shotgun sequence DNA contains the following:
- the SPATA2 gene encoding spermatogenesis-associated protein 2 isoform X1, giving the protein MDTKYKDDLFKKYVQFHESKLNASDSKQRPVNDEYLRVAASALLCLPKIDPFYRFRLIKFYDMAENSLRSLKSSNLRSLHSAFAMLEIVGINLFLYPWKKEFKTIKTYTGPFVYYIKSTLPEEDVRQILNYMGYVQELGTMYKLKELVDDFQVKMVSFELFLAKIECEQLLEIHLQVKDKGYSELDVVNERKNSNEDVRGCSEAMKRRTECKENLNTSMARMVLQKSASERASKDYFKPKVSKPSKSVDTYDSYWENKKPPLMTSLSLRKEPILVDTEDDIKDEIIRPSPSLLTMSSSPHGCSDEFLPISSHPNGMLRTNVPYNSYFSAQEDLDLYTDPDSRSMLNFKRQEASKPDVWLIRNDVNPIYHKRTHLAKETTSLKCQNCGITCGTSVCQKCENLLIYRQEYPAVKQSSYSSKTIPNDGLSPGSALREKSQYALQTQSQERAAQLSSKSKPSGTLRCGFCNRSGAANTCTFCSKVSCDACLNAYFYDPCCRKSELHRFMPNNQLNYKSTQLPHLVYR; this is encoded by the exons ATGGATACGAAATATAAAGACGATTTATTTAAGAAGTATGTACAGTTCCATGAATCCAAATTGAATGCTTCTGACAGCAAACAGCGCCCTGTTAATGATGAATATCTGCGAGTGGCAGCATCAGCCTTACTCTGCCTTCCCAAGATTGATCCCTTTTATAGATTCCGGTTGATTAAATTTTATGATATGGCTGAAAATTCCCTAAGATCCCTGAAATCCTCAAATTTACGTTCTCTCCATAGTGCATTCGCTATGCTGGAGATAGTAGGAATTAATCTCTTTCTTTACCCTTGGAAGAAGGAATTCAAAACTATAAAG aCCTACACGGGACCTTTTGTTTATTATATAAAGTCCACACTACCTGAGGAGGATGTAAGACAGATTCTGAACTACATGGGGTATGTCCAAGAGCTGGGAACCATGTATAAGCTCAAAGAGCTGGTTGATGACTTCCAAGTGAAAATGGTTTCATTTGAACTCTTTTTGGCAAAAATAGAGTGTGAACAACTGCTTGAAATTCACTTGCAAGTGAAAGATAAAGGTTATTCGGAGCTTGATGTTGTAAATGAGCGAAAAAATAGCAATGAAGATGTTAGAGGCTGCTCAGAAGCTATGAAACGGCGCACAGAATGCAAAGAAAACTTGAACACTTCTATGGCACGCATGGTTCTTCAGAAATCTGCTAGTGAAAGAGCCTCTAAAGATTACTTCAAGCCAAAAGTAAGCAAGCCTTCTAAATCTGTGGATACATATGACAGCTATTGGGAAAACAAGAAACCACCATTGATGACTTCATTGAGTCTCAGAAAAGAACCAATTTTGGTTGATACAGAAGATGACATTAAAGATGAAATAATACGTCCATCACCATCTCTTCTTACTATGTCAAGCTCTCCACATGGGTGTTCAGATGAATTTTTGCCAATTTCATCCCATCCCAATGGCATGTTAAGAACAAATGTCCCCTACAACTCCTATTTTTCTGCTCAAGAAGACTTAGACTTATATACTGATCCTGATTCTAGAAGTATGTTAAACTTTAAAAGACAAGAAGCTAGTAAACCTGATGTATGGCTAATAAGAAATGATGTCAATCCCATTTACCACAAACGTACACATCTAGCCAAAGAGACAACTTCCCTCAAGTGCCAGAATTGTGGCATAACTTGCGGCACTTCTGTTTGCCAAAAGTGTGAAAATCTGCTCATCTATAGGCAGGAATATCCAGCAGTGAAACAGAGCAGTTATTCAAGCAAAACAATTCCAAATGATGGCTTGTCTCCTGGCTCTGCTTTAAGAGAGAAATCTCAGTACGCATTACAGACTCAGAGTCAAGAAAGAGCTGCTCAACTCAGTTCAAAATCCAAGCCTTCAGGCACCCTGCGCTGTGGCTTCTGTAACCGATCTGGAGCTGCAAACACATGCACGTTCTGTTCAAAAGTCTCATGTGATGCTTGCCTCAATGCTTACTTTTATGATCCCTGCTGTAGAAAGAGTGAGCTACACAGATTCATGCCTAACAATCAATTAAACTATAAATCAACCCAGCTGCCCCACCTTGTTTATAGATAA
- the SPATA2 gene encoding spermatogenesis-associated protein 2 isoform X2 → MDTKYKDDLFKNAFAMLEIVGINLFLYPWKKEFKTIKTYTGPFVYYIKSTLPEEDVRQILNYMGYVQELGTMYKLKELVDDFQVKMVSFELFLAKIECEQLLEIHLQVKDKGYSELDVVNERKNSNEDVRGCSEAMKRRTECKENLNTSMARMVLQKSASERASKDYFKPKVSKPSKSVDTYDSYWENKKPPLMTSLSLRKEPILVDTEDDIKDEIIRPSPSLLTMSSSPHGCSDEFLPISSHPNGMLRTNVPYNSYFSAQEDLDLYTDPDSRSMLNFKRQEASKPDVWLIRNDVNPIYHKRTHLAKETTSLKCQNCGITCGTSVCQKCENLLIYRQEYPAVKQSSYSSKTIPNDGLSPGSALREKSQYALQTQSQERAAQLSSKSKPSGTLRCGFCNRSGAANTCTFCSKVSCDACLNAYFYDPCCRKSELHRFMPNNQLNYKSTQLPHLVYR, encoded by the exons ATGGATACGAAATATAAAGACGATTTATTTAAGAA TGCATTCGCTATGCTGGAGATAGTAGGAATTAATCTCTTTCTTTACCCTTGGAAGAAGGAATTCAAAACTATAAAG aCCTACACGGGACCTTTTGTTTATTATATAAAGTCCACACTACCTGAGGAGGATGTAAGACAGATTCTGAACTACATGGGGTATGTCCAAGAGCTGGGAACCATGTATAAGCTCAAAGAGCTGGTTGATGACTTCCAAGTGAAAATGGTTTCATTTGAACTCTTTTTGGCAAAAATAGAGTGTGAACAACTGCTTGAAATTCACTTGCAAGTGAAAGATAAAGGTTATTCGGAGCTTGATGTTGTAAATGAGCGAAAAAATAGCAATGAAGATGTTAGAGGCTGCTCAGAAGCTATGAAACGGCGCACAGAATGCAAAGAAAACTTGAACACTTCTATGGCACGCATGGTTCTTCAGAAATCTGCTAGTGAAAGAGCCTCTAAAGATTACTTCAAGCCAAAAGTAAGCAAGCCTTCTAAATCTGTGGATACATATGACAGCTATTGGGAAAACAAGAAACCACCATTGATGACTTCATTGAGTCTCAGAAAAGAACCAATTTTGGTTGATACAGAAGATGACATTAAAGATGAAATAATACGTCCATCACCATCTCTTCTTACTATGTCAAGCTCTCCACATGGGTGTTCAGATGAATTTTTGCCAATTTCATCCCATCCCAATGGCATGTTAAGAACAAATGTCCCCTACAACTCCTATTTTTCTGCTCAAGAAGACTTAGACTTATATACTGATCCTGATTCTAGAAGTATGTTAAACTTTAAAAGACAAGAAGCTAGTAAACCTGATGTATGGCTAATAAGAAATGATGTCAATCCCATTTACCACAAACGTACACATCTAGCCAAAGAGACAACTTCCCTCAAGTGCCAGAATTGTGGCATAACTTGCGGCACTTCTGTTTGCCAAAAGTGTGAAAATCTGCTCATCTATAGGCAGGAATATCCAGCAGTGAAACAGAGCAGTTATTCAAGCAAAACAATTCCAAATGATGGCTTGTCTCCTGGCTCTGCTTTAAGAGAGAAATCTCAGTACGCATTACAGACTCAGAGTCAAGAAAGAGCTGCTCAACTCAGTTCAAAATCCAAGCCTTCAGGCACCCTGCGCTGTGGCTTCTGTAACCGATCTGGAGCTGCAAACACATGCACGTTCTGTTCAAAAGTCTCATGTGATGCTTGCCTCAATGCTTACTTTTATGATCCCTGCTGTAGAAAGAGTGAGCTACACAGATTCATGCCTAACAATCAATTAAACTATAAATCAACCCAGCTGCCCCACCTTGTTTATAGATAA